The Nitrospira sp. region CGCCTTTGGCGCCCGCCGCATGGGGGTGAACCTTGCAATGGCTGGCATCGATCATGAGCCATTCGTAATCCGGTTCGTCAATCAGAACGTCCAGCAGGTTTTCCCATACACCCTTGTCCCGCCAGCGGATAAACCGGCGATGCGTATTGCTCCAATCCCCCAGGTCAGGCGGCAAATCCCGCCACGGCGCACCGGTGCGGATGATCCAGAACACGGCGTTGATAAACAAACGGTTGTCTCTCGCAATGCCTCCCCATACGCCTTCGCGTCCGGGCAGATGCGGCCCCAGTAATTTCCATGTTTCATCAGATATATCGTGGCGGCGGTGGGCAGGGATCACCTTTTTCATGAGAGCCTCCTTCGTTGGCCTCATGATTCTCTCACATCTTCAATCTCGTGACTACACTATCTAGCTCGCCTCTTCCTCGCCACGCACGATATGCCCTTTCTTTCGGACGAGAGCTGCTCAGCGAGCCGACGAATGGGTCTGTTTCGCACCGCGAAAATGTTTGATTGCAAGACGAGACCCCAGATTATGCTCGGATAGTATACTTGAAGGTCGGACTTGACCGGACACTACTGCTCGGTCAGCATCCATAGTGGTAGCATAGTGGATGCTCAATGAGAGGGGGGTGAGTATGGCAACCTTGACCATCAAGAATATTCCGGAACCGGTGGTGACGCGACTCAAGCAACAAGCGGCCGCGCAGCATCGAAGCCTAAATTTTCAGGTTATCTCGTTTCTTGAGCAAATGACCCACAGTGTCCCGGTTGATGCGGATGCGTTGTTGGCCCGTGCTCGGGCGCTTCGTCGCGCACCGAAAGGAGTCAACGTGACGGATCGGCCCTTAGAAGAACTGAACGTGGTCGGTCGGCCATGATCGTGGCCGATACGAATCTCCTGATTTATCTGTATGTCTAAGGGCACCGGACGGCTGAGAGCGAAGCCGTGCTGCAGCGCGACCTCTCCTGGGCAGTTCCATTGCTCTGGCGATCCAAATGTCGGAATGTGCTGATCGGGCTTGTCCGCAGGGATGTGCTGTCATTGGAGGCAGTATCGGCCATCCTCGAAGAAGCAGAACGGCGGCTGCCTGGCCATGAGTACAGTGTCATGTCCCATCACGTGCTGAGCCTCGCGGCGCAATCCGGCTGTTCGGCGTACGATTGCGAGTTTGTTGCCTTGGCGCAAGATTTACGGGTGCCTTTGGTGACGACTGACCGGCAGATTCTTAAGGTATTTCCCACCGTGGCGGCTTCACCAACCGCGTTTGTCGGCTG contains the following coding sequences:
- a CDS encoding antitoxin, whose translation is MATLTIKNIPEPVVTRLKQQAAAQHRSLNFQVISFLEQMTHSVPVDADALLARARALRRAPKGVNVTDRPLEELNVVGRP